One window of Chryseobacterium sp. JJR-5R genomic DNA carries:
- the ygiD gene encoding 4,5-DOPA dioxygenase extradiol yields the protein MNLNYLQNISACFPNTGKMPVLFLGHGSPMNAIEENQFVQGFRKAADEIPKPNAILCISAHWFTDGTKVTAMDMPKTIHDFGGFPQALHDIEYPAPGSPELAQDIAGLLSPVPVEKDHHWGLDHGAWSVIRHMYPGADIPVIQMSIDYTKSPQYHFDLAKKLHKLREKGILIIGSGNIIHNLRLIDWRNINTIGAGWDWAVEAREKTNGWLLDGNFQNIIDYHKQGTYLQYAVPSPDHYLPLVYSLGLKDKPESLVLFNDELIGGSLSMTSVRIG from the coding sequence GTGAATCTCAACTATTTACAAAATATCAGTGCCTGTTTTCCGAATACCGGAAAAATGCCCGTCTTATTTCTGGGACACGGTTCCCCGATGAATGCTATTGAAGAAAACCAGTTTGTCCAGGGATTCCGGAAGGCAGCGGATGAAATACCGAAGCCCAATGCTATTTTGTGTATTTCTGCGCACTGGTTTACGGACGGGACCAAAGTCACTGCCATGGATATGCCCAAAACCATTCATGACTTCGGAGGTTTCCCGCAGGCTTTGCATGATATTGAATATCCTGCGCCCGGAAGCCCTGAGCTGGCGCAAGATATAGCAGGTCTTTTATCGCCCGTTCCGGTTGAGAAAGATCATCACTGGGGACTGGATCACGGTGCATGGTCGGTGATCAGGCATATGTATCCTGGAGCTGATATTCCTGTCATTCAGATGAGTATTGATTACACGAAGTCTCCACAGTATCATTTTGACCTGGCAAAAAAACTGCATAAGCTCCGGGAAAAGGGAATTTTAATTATCGGGAGCGGCAATATTATCCATAACCTCCGGCTGATCGACTGGAGAAATATCAATACTATAGGCGCCGGATGGGACTGGGCCGTTGAAGCCCGGGAAAAGACCAACGGCTGGCTTCTGGACGGCAACTTCCAGAACATAATCGACTACCATAAACAGGGAACTTACCTGCAATATGCTGTCCCGAGCCCTGACCATTATTTACCTTTGGTTTACTCATTAGGACTGAAAGACAAGCCTGAAAGCCTTGTTTTATTCAATGATGAATTAATCGGCGGCTCGCTGAGCATGACCAGCGTAAGAATCGGTTGA
- a CDS encoding S8/S53 family peptidase: MKRNVFYLLMLFSVFTACNRDDLQSIADSLEVVQKDPLTAKEINEKINETIRTKGRFSWNASSDHFVWSAVFQGNKVASIGFGSSFDRSLSPDHDAVEQEILDLIKKYEVKTDRILLSSDPYLNQMDVAIEKQETVIALRKMKNIRYVEPADYRYFENERKFGGTAKSGSSSSGCGLESTALNAADYTTVAPNAKAPWSFSKHNIISAWSYSSGAGITIGVIDSGISPEQTLLGSSFNNGLSSGRTVTKNGVYVDSVWPWSSGYDGPNDQCGHGTSMASAATAPRNNMGQPVGVAYNASLVTYRAASNVVLDGYHEQNGVKTAFTELGNNTKVKIISMSMGHIFSVGKIEDGVKYAYSKGKLIFCAGGTSTSFTNFAGVIFPAWMPEAQAVTGVKENTSNQKCDVCHSGSEIDFTYQMERASGSSIPVLSYYNGQTDYVGGSSVATASTAGIAALVWSKNPSWTRDQVLNKMRQASTYYPNPNSDYGYGNINVLQAVQ, encoded by the coding sequence ATGAAAAGAAATGTGTTTTACCTACTCATGCTGTTTTCAGTTTTTACGGCATGTAACAGAGACGATCTTCAAAGCATTGCAGACTCCCTTGAAGTTGTACAGAAAGATCCTTTGACGGCAAAAGAGATCAATGAAAAAATCAATGAAACCATCAGAACCAAAGGAAGGTTCTCATGGAATGCCTCTTCCGACCATTTTGTATGGAGTGCCGTTTTCCAGGGAAATAAAGTAGCTTCCATCGGATTCGGATCTTCTTTTGACAGAAGCCTGAGCCCTGATCATGATGCCGTTGAACAGGAAATTTTAGACCTGATTAAAAAATATGAAGTAAAAACCGACCGCATTCTGCTGTCTTCAGATCCGTATCTGAATCAGATGGATGTAGCCATTGAAAAACAGGAAACCGTTATTGCCCTCCGTAAAATGAAGAATATCCGGTATGTTGAACCTGCAGATTACCGTTATTTTGAAAATGAAAGGAAATTCGGAGGAACGGCAAAATCCGGCAGTTCATCATCGGGATGTGGTTTGGAATCAACGGCTTTAAATGCGGCAGATTATACAACTGTAGCCCCGAATGCGAAAGCACCGTGGTCTTTCTCAAAACATAATATCATAAGCGCTTGGAGCTATAGTAGCGGTGCAGGAATCACCATCGGGGTTATCGACAGCGGAATCTCCCCGGAACAGACTTTACTGGGAAGCAGTTTCAATAACGGGCTTTCATCCGGAAGGACCGTTACCAAAAACGGTGTTTATGTAGATTCGGTATGGCCCTGGAGCAGCGGGTACGACGGTCCGAATGACCAGTGCGGGCACGGAACAAGCATGGCTTCTGCTGCCACTGCGCCAAGAAATAATATGGGGCAGCCGGTGGGCGTGGCTTACAACGCAAGCCTTGTAACCTATAGGGCAGCTTCAAATGTAGTATTGGATGGATATCACGAACAAAACGGAGTGAAAACCGCTTTCACGGAATTGGGGAATAACACCAAAGTTAAAATTATCTCAATGTCCATGGGGCACATTTTCTCAGTCGGCAAAATTGAAGACGGTGTAAAATATGCCTATTCCAAAGGCAAGCTGATTTTCTGCGCAGGCGGTACTTCCACAAGCTTCACTAATTTTGCCGGCGTGATTTTTCCGGCGTGGATGCCTGAAGCCCAGGCTGTAACCGGAGTAAAAGAAAATACCTCCAACCAGAAATGCGACGTCTGTCATTCGGGATCTGAAATTGATTTCACGTATCAGATGGAAAGGGCGTCAGGAAGCAGCATCCCGGTACTGAGCTATTATAACGGGCAGACAGATTACGTTGGCGGCTCCTCTGTGGCTACGGCTTCTACTGCAGGAATTGCAGCCCTGGTCTGGTCTAAAAACCCGTCATGGACACGCGATCAGGTATTGAATAAAATGAGGCAGGCTTCAACGTATTATCCCAATCCGAATTCAGATTACGGTTACGGAAATATCAATGTCCTGCAGGCCGTTCAGTAA
- a CDS encoding S9 family peptidase, whose translation MKLHTFSLMMLVLGSSAMAQTQKFTMAEAVNGLRSNLAVKNISQFSWSDDGKSYIQAVKGGYLITNLKTNKQDTLVSLSQLNKNLGDHKLKAVPQIKFTGNSRGYFSADGRMMWVEKSGNDWKVKNSVDVDKEASDMKVFGDGQTFAFTVKNNLFISKNGKKIAVTNDSDENILNGTSNVHRNEFGIDTGIFPAPNAESVAFYRMDQTMVADYPIIDWSVTPAVNHNIKYPMAGKASHQVTLGVFNIKTQSTKFLNIEGEKDQYLTAVTWSPDSKYIFVGVLNRGQNHLKMNQYDAATGNLVKTLFEETSEKYVEPQHPLTFFPNSNTDFIWQSQRTGYNHLFHYSLEKGLVAQITKGDWLVSDILGFNEKKKEIYFTSTKETPLEKHLYRINWANFKMQRLDNAAGMHTGILSSDGNYLYDVYSNENMPRVVDIINTNTLKTGNLLTAENPLKNYQRPEIKNVNLKADDGTLLYGKIILPTNFDPNKKYPVIVYLYNGPHLQLVTNTFPASGNLWYEYMAQNGYIIFTMDGRGSSNRGLKFEQAVFRNLGTVEMSDQMKGVDYLKSLPYVDAERMGIHGWSFGGFMTTSFMLRHPEVFKVGVAGGPVIDWSMYEIMYGERYMDTPQENPKGYATANLLNKVQNLKGKLLMIHGAQDDVVVWQHSVKFIKSAVDNGVQLDYFVYPGHPHNVIGKDRVHLMQKVTDYFDQYLKK comes from the coding sequence ATGAAATTACATACGTTTTCTTTGATGATGCTGGTTTTGGGCAGTTCAGCGATGGCACAGACCCAAAAATTTACGATGGCGGAAGCTGTTAACGGGTTGAGAAGCAACCTTGCCGTGAAAAATATTTCGCAGTTTTCATGGTCTGATGACGGGAAATCATACATTCAGGCAGTAAAAGGAGGCTACCTGATCACCAATTTGAAAACGAATAAGCAGGATACTCTGGTATCTTTGTCCCAGTTGAATAAAAACCTGGGAGACCATAAACTCAAGGCAGTCCCGCAGATTAAATTTACCGGAAATTCCAGAGGGTACTTCAGTGCCGATGGCCGGATGATGTGGGTGGAAAAATCAGGAAACGACTGGAAGGTGAAAAATTCCGTTGATGTGGATAAAGAAGCTTCCGATATGAAAGTTTTCGGTGACGGCCAGACGTTTGCCTTTACGGTAAAAAATAATCTGTTTATCAGTAAAAACGGAAAAAAAATCGCAGTAACCAATGATTCTGATGAAAATATACTGAACGGTACTTCCAATGTCCACAGAAATGAATTCGGAATCGATACGGGAATTTTTCCTGCGCCCAATGCTGAAAGTGTAGCCTTTTACAGGATGGACCAGACGATGGTAGCCGATTATCCGATCATCGACTGGTCCGTAACCCCGGCCGTGAATCATAATATTAAATATCCGATGGCAGGCAAGGCCTCTCATCAGGTTACATTAGGTGTTTTCAACATTAAGACACAGTCAACAAAGTTTTTAAACATCGAAGGGGAAAAAGACCAGTATTTAACGGCGGTGACCTGGAGCCCGGATTCAAAATATATTTTTGTAGGCGTACTGAACAGAGGGCAGAACCATTTGAAAATGAACCAGTATGATGCCGCGACGGGAAATCTGGTAAAAACATTATTTGAAGAAACCAGTGAGAAATATGTTGAGCCCCAGCATCCGCTGACGTTCTTCCCGAATTCAAATACGGATTTCATCTGGCAGAGCCAGAGAACCGGTTATAATCACCTGTTCCATTACAGCCTGGAAAAAGGCCTTGTGGCACAGATTACAAAAGGGGATTGGCTGGTATCCGATATTTTAGGCTTTAACGAAAAGAAAAAGGAAATTTATTTCACTTCCACCAAAGAAACCCCGTTAGAAAAACACCTGTACAGGATCAATTGGGCAAACTTTAAAATGCAGCGTCTGGATAATGCGGCAGGAATGCATACCGGCATTTTAAGCAGTGACGGAAATTATCTCTATGATGTCTACAGCAATGAGAATATGCCAAGGGTAGTCGATATTATCAATACCAATACCCTGAAGACCGGCAACCTTCTTACCGCTGAAAATCCGCTGAAAAATTATCAGAGGCCTGAAATTAAAAATGTTAACCTGAAAGCAGACGACGGTACGCTTTTATACGGAAAAATCATTCTTCCGACAAACTTTGACCCGAATAAAAAGTATCCTGTCATTGTTTATTTATACAACGGACCTCATCTGCAGTTGGTTACCAACACGTTTCCGGCTTCAGGAAATCTATGGTATGAATATATGGCCCAAAACGGATACATCATTTTCACGATGGACGGAAGAGGTTCTTCCAACCGCGGACTGAAGTTCGAGCAGGCAGTATTCAGAAACCTGGGAACTGTAGAGATGAGCGACCAGATGAAGGGGGTAGACTATTTAAAATCCCTTCCGTACGTTGATGCGGAAAGAATGGGAATCCACGGATGGAGCTTCGGAGGATTCATGACCACCAGTTTTATGCTTCGCCATCCTGAAGTGTTTAAAGTAGGGGTTGCCGGAGGCCCTGTGATCGACTGGAGCATGTACGAAATCATGTACGGCGAAAGATATATGGATACGCCGCAGGAAAATCCTAAGGGATATGCCACTGCCAATCTTTTAAATAAGGTTCAGAACCTGAAGGGGAAACTGCTGATGATCCATGGGGCACAGGATGATGTGGTGGTCTGGCAGCATTCGGTTAAATTTATTAAATCCGCCGTTGACAATGGCGTGCAGCTGGACTATTTCGTATATCCGGGACATCCGCATAATGTAATAGGGAAAGACAGGGTGCATTTAATGCAGAAAGTAACAGATTATTTTGACCAGTACCTGAAGAAATAA
- a CDS encoding LLM class flavin-dependent oxidoreductase codes for MELGIGMFGDLSFDRATGKYSDAGVKMREILEQVKFMDEVGIDVFALGEHHRPDYAVSSPEIVLAAAASITKNIRLASGVTVLSSSEPVKVYEDFSTLDLISDGRAEIFVGRGSFIESFPLYGYSLNDYEQLFDEKLELLLKINSEENVTWSGKLRAPMQNQTVYPRAKNNGQLPIWRAVGGTPQSVLSAAQLGMPLMVAIIGGMPVQFKNLIEFYKQEYKKAGHDMDEMQIGIHSHTFVSDDPTVIDGYFNNYKSQMDRIGSARGWAPFTKMQYEGGRSKDGALFIGNPEEVAGKINYMKEIFGITRFIGHMDVGNPSHETMMKSIELFGKEVKPLIRNL; via the coding sequence ATGGAATTAGGAATTGGAATGTTCGGCGACCTGTCATTCGACCGTGCTACCGGTAAGTACAGTGATGCCGGTGTAAAGATGCGTGAGATTCTGGAACAGGTAAAATTTATGGATGAGGTGGGAATTGATGTTTTTGCCCTAGGGGAACACCACCGTCCCGACTATGCGGTTTCATCACCGGAAATTGTTCTGGCAGCAGCGGCAAGCATCACGAAAAATATCAGGCTGGCAAGCGGTGTTACGGTTTTAAGCTCATCAGAACCGGTAAAGGTATACGAAGATTTTTCAACACTGGATCTGATTTCTGACGGCCGCGCCGAGATCTTTGTCGGCCGCGGAAGCTTCATTGAATCTTTTCCTTTATACGGCTATTCTTTAAATGACTATGAACAGCTTTTTGATGAAAAATTAGAACTGCTGTTAAAAATCAATTCAGAAGAAAATGTTACCTGGTCCGGAAAGCTCCGTGCGCCGATGCAGAACCAGACGGTTTATCCGAGAGCGAAAAATAACGGGCAGCTTCCGATATGGCGAGCTGTGGGCGGAACCCCTCAGTCCGTTTTAAGCGCTGCACAGTTGGGGATGCCTCTGATGGTAGCCATCATCGGCGGTATGCCGGTTCAGTTTAAAAACTTAATCGAGTTTTATAAGCAGGAATATAAAAAGGCAGGCCACGATATGGATGAGATGCAGATCGGGATCCACTCCCACACCTTTGTAAGCGATGACCCGACAGTTATTGACGGCTACTTTAATAATTATAAATCCCAGATGGACAGGATCGGTTCTGCCAGAGGCTGGGCTCCGTTCACAAAAATGCAGTATGAAGGCGGAAGAAGCAAAGACGGGGCTTTATTTATCGGAAACCCTGAAGAAGTTGCCGGTAAAATTAATTACATGAAAGAAATCTTCGGAATTACAAGATTTATTGGGCATATGGATGTCGGAAATCCTTCTCATGAAACCATGATGAAATCCATAGAACTGTTCGGTAAAGAAGTAAAGCCCCTGATCCGAAATTTGTAA
- the uvrC gene encoding excinuclease ABC subunit UvrC: MNPSLELQLKTLPSEPGVYRYYDKNDQLLYVGKAKNLKKRVLSYFNKNLPGYRTRIMVGKIQRLETTIVNSEYDALLLENNLIKEHQPFYNVMLKDDKTYPWICIKNEEFPRIFLTRTKIRDGSEYYGPYAKVRPAKILLDTIKHIYKLRTCNLNLAPAKIEEGKYKVCLEYHIKNCNGPCEALESKAEYDEKIDAIRGIIKGDFRKAKEYLIDRMTAYASGLRFEDAQIIKERLDILDDYQSRNTVVNPNIDDVDVFGMTSDETAAYVNFFKIRNGNIIQSFTTEIKKILEESDEDIMEEALIEIRQKFDSDSKEVLLPFHLPIEIPNVKLIVPKVGDKKRIVELSEKNAREYRLEKLKQVQIIDPERHTTRIMAEMQKLLRMPVEPRHIEGFDNSNIQGTNPVSACVVFKDGKPSKADYRIFHPKTVEGPNDFATMEEVIYRRYKRLLEEGDSLPQLILIDGGKGQLSSAVKSLRLLGLYGKITIVGIAKRLEEIFFPEDPIPLYLDKKSETLKILQRVRDEAHRFGVKHHRTRRSNSTIKSELEGIPGVGDKTIEMLLSRLKSVKRVKESSLETLEEILGKNKAKVVYDFFNNA; this comes from the coding sequence ATGAATCCTTCTTTAGAATTACAGCTTAAAACTTTACCCTCTGAACCCGGCGTTTATCGTTATTATGATAAAAATGATCAGCTTCTGTATGTGGGAAAGGCAAAAAATCTGAAGAAAAGGGTGCTTTCCTATTTCAATAAAAACCTTCCCGGATACCGGACAAGAATTATGGTAGGAAAAATCCAGCGGCTGGAAACAACCATCGTTAACAGCGAGTATGATGCCCTTTTACTGGAAAACAACCTGATCAAAGAGCATCAGCCTTTCTACAATGTCATGCTGAAAGATGACAAAACATACCCGTGGATCTGCATTAAGAATGAAGAATTCCCCAGGATTTTCCTGACCAGAACCAAAATCCGGGACGGCTCTGAATATTACGGGCCATATGCGAAAGTACGCCCGGCAAAAATTTTACTGGATACCATCAAACATATTTATAAACTCAGGACCTGCAATCTTAATCTGGCACCTGCCAAAATAGAGGAAGGAAAATATAAAGTCTGCCTGGAATACCATATCAAAAACTGCAACGGGCCCTGCGAAGCCCTGGAAAGCAAAGCGGAGTATGATGAAAAGATTGACGCGATCCGCGGTATTATCAAAGGAGACTTCCGGAAAGCAAAAGAGTACCTGATTGATCGAATGACGGCCTATGCTTCCGGCCTCCGGTTTGAAGATGCCCAGATCATCAAAGAACGGCTTGATATCCTTGATGATTACCAATCCAGGAATACCGTAGTGAACCCGAATATCGATGATGTGGATGTTTTCGGGATGACAAGTGATGAAACGGCCGCCTATGTGAATTTCTTTAAAATCAGAAACGGAAATATCATACAGAGCTTTACCACTGAAATCAAGAAGATCCTTGAAGAAAGTGATGAGGATATTATGGAGGAAGCCCTGATTGAAATCCGGCAGAAATTTGATTCGGATTCAAAAGAAGTCCTGCTTCCCTTCCATCTGCCGATCGAAATCCCGAATGTGAAACTGATTGTTCCTAAAGTAGGCGACAAAAAACGGATTGTGGAGCTTTCTGAAAAAAATGCCAGGGAATACCGCCTGGAAAAATTGAAGCAGGTTCAGATCATTGATCCTGAGAGGCATACCACCCGGATCATGGCAGAAATGCAGAAACTGCTCAGGATGCCCGTTGAACCCAGGCATATTGAAGGCTTCGATAACTCGAATATCCAGGGAACCAACCCGGTTTCCGCCTGTGTGGTTTTTAAAGACGGAAAACCAAGCAAAGCCGACTACAGGATCTTTCATCCCAAAACGGTGGAAGGCCCGAATGACTTTGCCACCATGGAGGAAGTTATTTACCGCCGGTACAAAAGATTACTGGAAGAAGGGGACAGCCTGCCGCAGCTGATCCTGATTGACGGAGGAAAGGGACAGTTGTCTTCTGCCGTGAAAAGTTTACGCTTACTGGGACTGTATGGAAAGATTACGATTGTGGGGATTGCCAAAAGGCTGGAAGAAATCTTCTTTCCGGAAGATCCGATTCCCCTGTATCTGGATAAAAAATCCGAAACGCTGAAAATTTTACAGCGGGTAAGGGATGAAGCCCACCGCTTCGGGGTAAAGCATCACAGGACGCGTAGATCCAATTCAACGATAAAATCTGAACTGGAAGGCATTCCCGGTGTAGGCGACAAAACCATTGAAATGCTTTTGTCCAGGTTAAAATCGGTAAAAAGAGTTAAAGAATCCAGTCTTGAAACCCTGGAAGAAATTCTCGGGAAAAACAAAGCGAAGGTCGTTTATGATTTTTTTAATAATGCATAG
- a CDS encoding carboxypeptidase-like regulatory domain-containing protein has product MKKTVFLFLFLFPLYVSLAQAVMGTVINDAGQKISDVNIYIDGTGTGTVSKEDGSFTLPLAAKNSGNVVFQKENYESFTKPVSEVAGRVLKVVLLKSNDIEEVTIVPYTEEAYRNFISYFLDQFIGQDREHVRIKNQRTLKFAYDKKNNTLKVKAPKTLLIENKNLGYEIEYNLMNFYADFNSKIVSSPGTSLFKEVKSNPKIKLNRMNAYEGSLLHFFRSIHGNTVSADQFIVNHVIRVPNPKYPTEKELETLKDFMDAAKLMGKFDLPADLLDISRRKNNQNPYALAIIKTMIPDSDYVKREGSSVLFSFKDILQVNYKKYNYELKGKEFIKSKNPVVLSSFLHPDGETFEVSKDGSISHTDLLLTEGDFTKNKIENMLPLDYQLGD; this is encoded by the coding sequence ATGAAAAAAACAGTATTCCTTTTCTTATTTTTATTTCCGCTGTATGTTTCATTGGCTCAGGCTGTCATGGGAACCGTAATCAATGATGCCGGACAGAAAATCAGCGATGTAAATATCTATATCGACGGCACCGGAACCGGAACCGTTTCGAAGGAAGACGGGAGTTTCACATTACCACTGGCTGCAAAAAATTCCGGCAATGTTGTCTTCCAGAAAGAAAATTATGAAAGTTTTACCAAGCCTGTTTCTGAAGTTGCAGGCAGGGTATTAAAAGTGGTACTGCTGAAAAGCAATGACATTGAAGAAGTCACGATTGTTCCCTATACGGAAGAAGCCTACAGAAATTTTATCAGTTATTTTCTGGACCAGTTTATCGGGCAGGACCGTGAGCATGTAAGAATTAAAAATCAAAGGACATTAAAGTTCGCCTATGATAAAAAGAACAACACACTGAAGGTAAAGGCTCCCAAAACCTTACTGATTGAAAACAAGAACCTCGGCTATGAAATAGAATACAACCTGATGAATTTTTATGCTGATTTTAATTCTAAAATAGTCAGCAGTCCCGGGACCAGCCTTTTTAAAGAAGTAAAAAGCAACCCTAAAATAAAACTGAACCGCATGAATGCCTATGAAGGGAGCCTGCTCCATTTCTTCAGAAGCATACATGGCAATACGGTTTCTGCCGACCAGTTTATTGTCAACCATGTCATAAGGGTTCCCAACCCGAAATACCCGACTGAAAAAGAATTGGAAACGTTAAAAGATTTCATGGATGCTGCAAAGCTGATGGGAAAATTTGACCTTCCTGCAGACCTGCTTGATATTTCCCGGAGAAAAAATAACCAGAACCCATATGCGCTGGCCATTATAAAGACCATGATTCCGGATTCTGATTATGTTAAAAGAGAAGGAAGCAGCGTTCTTTTCAGTTTTAAAGATATACTTCAGGTAAATTATAAGAAATATAATTATGAACTTAAAGGGAAAGAATTCATAAAAAGTAAAAACCCGGTCGTTTTATCTTCATTCCTTCATCCTGATGGTGAAACTTTCGAAGTATCAAAAGACGGAAGTATTTCCCATACGGACCTGCTGCTGACTGAAGGGGATTTCACAAAAAATAAAATTGAGAATATGCTTCCCTTGGATTATCAGCTGGGAGATTAA
- the hutH gene encoding histidine ammonia-lyase has protein sequence MIYGVDVFSFHDVLEICKDPNKAKLNKTAKEQILNSQKNVQQIVESDRCVYGINTGFGPLCDTKISADETELLQYNLIISHAVGVGKPIDKELSKVMMIAKVHALSKGFSGVSLEVIERLIVMLEKDIIPAVPEQGSVGASGDLAPLAHLVLPLLGLGKVWVGNEIFKTEEILEKNGLEPLVLGPKEGLGLINGTQFILAHAIKGLEKFEYLLDLADMTAAMSIEAYRGSASPFRKELHEIRPFEGSRKVAARMLKFLKNSENLKSHEYCDRVQDPYSMRCVPQVHGASRNAFEHLKIMAETELNSVTDNPIVLSAEESISGGNFHGQLMAMPLDYATLAAAELGNISDRRSYLLLEGKYGLPRLLTESSGLNSGFMIPQYTSAALVTENKTLCFPASADSIPTSLGQEDHVSMGSISGRKFNQVLGNLVNILAVELMFAAQGLEFRRPATCSKLIEENFAVIRSRVAKLEDDRLIGEDMLAIAELINERQFIVN, from the coding sequence ATGATATACGGTGTAGATGTTTTCAGTTTCCATGATGTATTGGAGATCTGTAAAGACCCAAACAAAGCGAAGCTGAACAAAACGGCAAAAGAGCAGATCTTAAACTCCCAGAAAAATGTGCAGCAGATTGTGGAGTCAGACCGTTGTGTGTATGGGATCAATACAGGTTTCGGGCCGCTTTGCGATACTAAGATTTCGGCAGATGAAACGGAGCTTTTGCAGTACAATTTAATTATTTCCCATGCCGTAGGCGTAGGGAAGCCCATTGATAAGGAACTTTCAAAGGTCATGATGATTGCCAAGGTACATGCCCTGTCCAAGGGGTTTTCAGGGGTATCGCTGGAAGTAATCGAACGGCTGATCGTGATGCTGGAAAAAGATATTATTCCTGCAGTTCCGGAACAGGGTTCCGTGGGGGCTTCGGGAGATCTGGCTCCACTGGCTCACCTGGTTTTACCGCTCTTGGGATTGGGAAAAGTATGGGTAGGAAATGAGATTTTCAAAACGGAGGAAATTTTAGAGAAAAACGGTCTTGAACCTTTGGTTTTAGGTCCGAAAGAAGGGTTGGGATTAATTAACGGCACCCAGTTTATCCTTGCCCATGCCATTAAAGGCCTGGAAAAGTTTGAATATCTGCTGGACCTTGCAGATATGACGGCGGCAATGAGCATTGAAGCGTACAGAGGCTCAGCCAGCCCGTTCAGAAAAGAGCTCCATGAGATCAGGCCTTTTGAAGGAAGCCGGAAAGTGGCGGCAAGAATGCTGAAGTTCTTAAAAAATTCTGAAAACTTAAAATCCCATGAATACTGCGACAGGGTTCAGGACCCTTATTCCATGCGTTGCGTTCCGCAGGTGCACGGTGCCAGCAGGAATGCCTTTGAACATTTAAAAATCATGGCCGAAACGGAGCTGAATTCCGTAACGGATAACCCAATTGTATTAAGTGCCGAGGAATCAATTTCAGGAGGGAACTTCCACGGGCAGCTGATGGCCATGCCACTGGATTATGCGACATTGGCAGCGGCTGAACTGGGAAACATTTCAGACCGCAGGAGTTATCTGTTACTGGAAGGAAAATACGGTTTACCAAGACTGTTAACGGAAAGTTCAGGACTGAACTCCGGGTTTATGATTCCGCAGTATACGTCTGCAGCATTGGTAACGGAAAATAAAACCCTGTGCTTTCCGGCTTCCGCAGATTCGATCCCGACAAGTTTAGGACAGGAAGACCACGTATCCATGGGCAGCATTTCCGGAAGGAAATTCAATCAGGTCCTTGGGAATCTGGTAAATATCCTGGCTGTTGAACTGATGTTTGCGGCTCAGGGCCTTGAATTCAGGAGACCTGCCACCTGTTCAAAACTCATTGAGGAAAACTTTGCCGTTATCCGTTCCCGGGTTGCCAAGCTTGAAGATGACCGCCTGATCGGCGAAGACATGCTGGCCATTGCAGAATTGATTAATGAGAGACAGTTTATCGTAAACTAA
- a CDS encoding YceI family protein translates to MATKWTLDPAHSEITFKVKHMMISNIKGNFTDFTAEIDAEDDTFANAKTTATIQTDSISTNNTDRDNHLKSAEFFNAEANPVITFESSALNNEVTGNLTLNGVTKPVVLDVEFGGINVDPWGNTKAGFSFEGKINRKDFGLNWNAALEAGGVMVSEEVKIAGELQFVKQA, encoded by the coding sequence ATGGCTACAAAATGGACTTTAGACCCGGCGCACAGTGAAATTACGTTCAAAGTAAAACACATGATGATTTCCAACATCAAAGGAAACTTCACCGATTTCACGGCAGAAATCGATGCTGAAGACGATACTTTTGCCAACGCGAAAACAACCGCTACGATTCAGACTGATTCTATTTCTACAAACAACACAGACCGGGATAACCACCTGAAATCTGCAGAATTTTTCAATGCTGAGGCAAACCCTGTCATCACTTTTGAATCTTCTGCATTAAATAATGAAGTAACCGGAAACCTTACGCTTAACGGCGTCACAAAACCTGTGGTTCTGGATGTGGAATTCGGCGGTATCAACGTAGATCCCTGGGGAAATACAAAAGCAGGTTTTTCTTTTGAAGGAAAAATCAACAGAAAAGATTTCGGACTGAACTGGAATGCCGCCCTGGAAGCAGGCGGTGTCATGGTAAGCGAAGAGGTAAAAATTGCCGGCGAGCTTCAGTTTGTAAAACAGGCATAG